Proteins co-encoded in one Chitinophagales bacterium genomic window:
- a CDS encoding methyltransferase domain-containing protein: protein METNRKPFQGVGNIIRFNWHFYVLSLLALAVLFFLQSYTVGLLQWLILLSILGIVVTTFVSLLVSYYVYDLSPLYQLKWIDNLKSMPKSANIVNVNAGFDETSVLLKDQFPDANLTVLDFYDPTKHTEISIKRARKAYPPYPNTQTIATNFIPLKDNAINAVFAILSAHEIRNEAERIVFFKELQRVLQPRGQIVVTEHLRDTANFMAYNIGFFHFHSKSTWLKTFGGAELKVVKEVKTTPFISTFILEKNGTTS from the coding sequence ATGGAAACCAATAGAAAACCCTTTCAAGGAGTAGGCAACATCATCCGTTTCAATTGGCATTTTTATGTACTGTCATTGCTTGCTTTGGCAGTCTTGTTTTTCCTTCAAAGCTACACAGTGGGATTACTTCAATGGCTCATTTTGCTTTCGATTTTGGGCATTGTAGTCACCACTTTTGTTTCACTTTTGGTGTCTTATTATGTTTATGACCTTTCTCCGCTTTATCAATTGAAGTGGATAGATAATTTAAAATCAATGCCTAAGTCGGCTAATATTGTAAATGTCAATGCAGGTTTTGACGAAACAAGCGTTCTACTCAAAGACCAATTTCCAGATGCCAACTTAACCGTACTCGACTTCTACGACCCCACCAAACACACCGAAATTTCCATCAAAAGAGCTAGAAAAGCCTATCCTCCATATCCCAATACCCAAACAATTGCCACCAACTTCATTCCATTGAAGGACAATGCTATAAATGCGGTATTCGCCATTTTATCCGCCCATGAAATCAGAAACGAAGCAGAAAGAATTGTCTTTTTCAAAGAACTGCAAAGAGTACTTCAACCAAGAGGACAAATCGTTGTTACAGAACATTTGCGAGATACTGCTAACTTTATGGCATACAACATCGGATTTTTTCACTTTCACTCCAAATCTACTTGGCTCAAAACCTTTGGAGGGGCGGAATTGAAGGTGGTAAAGGAAGTTAAAACCACCCCATTTATCAGCACTTTTATACTCGAAAAAAATGGAACTACATCTTAA
- a CDS encoding response regulator → MKKINSIMLIDDDAVTNFYHKIIIQRVNCCERIDVFDDPTEALEHLKDTQELPNIIFLDINMPKMNGWELIENILKNGLDEKLNACMIVMLTTSRNIKDEEKAFKYEIISQFKHKPLTQEILEEIIAVL, encoded by the coding sequence ATGAAGAAGATAAATTCAATCATGCTGATAGATGATGATGCGGTAACCAATTTTTATCACAAGATCATCATTCAAAGAGTCAATTGTTGTGAGCGCATTGATGTATTTGACGACCCTACTGAAGCCTTGGAGCATTTGAAAGACACGCAGGAACTGCCCAACATTATTTTCCTCGATATCAATATGCCTAAAATGAATGGGTGGGAACTCATTGAAAACATTCTGAAAAACGGACTGGATGAAAAACTGAACGCTTGTATGATTGTGATGCTGACTACTTCACGGAATATCAAGGATGAAGAAAAGGCATTTAAGTATGAAATTATTTCACAGTTTAAGCACAAACCGCTTACACAAGAAATTTTGGAGGAGATAATAGCGGTGTTGTAA
- a CDS encoding ATP-binding protein yields MFITNGLIFYTLIYAGYDIQSQMFFTILMATSFLLFKNHYIPFLFLILMSIIHIVVYTYVLQNGPINEGSRIYIGEYINFIIALATAANLSHSLYIELKIYEQRNTDALEEIRQRNVQLHNKNEQLENIIYVTSHDLQEPLRNIKNMANLVVNTVESEDDQTKQSIQFLNDSTDRMSNMIESIMTYAKIGYEQALDWVDMKALLDEVMLDLNLQIQETNTVVESEKLPTMMAYRNELRSLLQNLLSNAIKFKHANRNPIIKISCEKSANCYTFGVSDNGIGIDNNHYDTIFQMFKRLHSQKQYNGTGIGLAHCRKVAELHEGNIWVESNTPHGSIFYFTIKKYEEDKFNHADR; encoded by the coding sequence ATGTTTATTACAAACGGTTTGATTTTCTACACCTTGATTTATGCAGGTTACGACATTCAATCGCAGATGTTTTTTACCATATTGATGGCGACCTCATTTCTTTTATTCAAAAATCATTATATTCCCTTTTTATTTTTGATATTGATGTCCATTATACACATTGTCGTTTACACTTACGTTTTGCAGAATGGCCCAATCAATGAGGGGTCAAGAATTTATATAGGGGAATACATCAATTTTATCATTGCTTTGGCTACGGCAGCCAATTTATCCCATTCATTGTATATAGAGTTAAAAATTTATGAACAGCGAAATACAGATGCTTTGGAGGAGATAAGGCAGCGAAATGTGCAACTTCACAACAAAAACGAACAGTTAGAAAATATTATTTATGTGACCTCTCATGACCTGCAAGAACCCTTGAGAAATATCAAAAATATGGCAAACTTGGTCGTTAATACGGTGGAAAGTGAGGATGATCAAACCAAACAATCTATTCAGTTTCTGAACGATTCGACTGATAGAATGAGCAATATGATAGAAAGCATCATGACCTACGCTAAGATTGGATATGAGCAAGCCCTTGATTGGGTGGATATGAAGGCTCTTTTAGACGAAGTGATGCTGGACTTAAACTTGCAAATACAAGAAACTAATACGGTCGTGGAATCCGAAAAACTCCCTACCATGATGGCTTATCGGAATGAACTGCGCTCACTTCTTCAAAATTTGCTATCCAATGCCATCAAGTTTAAACATGCTAATAGAAATCCAATAATCAAAATAAGTTGTGAGAAAAGCGCAAATTGTTATACTTTTGGTGTATCAGATAATGGAATTGGGATAGATAATAATCATTATGATACTATTTTTCAAATGTTCAAGCGATTACATTCACAAAAACAATACAATGGAACGGGTATTGGGCTTGCACATTGCAGAAAAGTCGCTGAACTACACGAAGGAAATATTTGGGTAGAATCTAATACCCCACACGGCTCAATTTTTTACTTCACTATAAAGAAATATGAAGAAGATAAATTCAATCATGCTGATAGATGA